The following nucleotide sequence is from Salvia splendens isolate huo1 chromosome 2, SspV2, whole genome shotgun sequence.
AAAACTCAACCACAACGACTGACACTATTTTCATTGAGGGATCAATGCTTCCTGAAGATATCAACTCCACAGAGCAGCTGCAGCAGCACCTGCTAGCTAACAGGCAAGTTCTTCTGCCTTTCCTGATAGCTCCATAGCATCGACTGATAGCTACAAGTCTACAACATCACTAATACCAGCAAGATGTTTTCTCCGCATTTAAACCGCATCAATTATGTAAAAGTAAGCACTTTGTAACATGTCCAATAACTATCATTCTGCTAGGCTACTTCAACTTTCTTTTCTACTAGTAGAATAATTTGCATGGATTGAGCACAAGAACATATGAAACCGCATTTCCTTCAAGCATACTTCACTTTTGAGTTTCAAGGGCTTTTGTCCgcattgttttgttttgaaccAATAATGctatgcatatatttttattgatttttttaaaatttatagttaAGAACCATTGATGCTCTATTTTACAGAAATTTAAGACTCTATGGCCCAAAAATATTCACTCGCTTTTCAATGGTCTATCCTTCGTGACTTCATCAAAGGGTATGAAATAGTACTATGAAAGACTATGTTAGCTTAATCACCAGAAATTAACAATAATTCATCATCAAGAAAAACACAAAGATAACAAAACTCAATCTTTaaagcaagaaaaagaaataatgaaATTTATAGCTGTAACTTCCCACGTTTATGTACAGAAGATCCCTACATATGCAGAAAATCACGCTATCATATTCTAAACCAAACCACAAACAAAATCAATCAAGAAATCCAGTCTTTCGCCAAATGGCGTTGCGCACCTGCCTGAGATCCCTGCCTTTAAGCGTCCGCCCAGCCCCCTCCAGCACCGAGTTCGCCAGCATCGGCGAATCCCGCGCCGCCACCACCTCGTGCGGCGGCAGCATCATTCCGTTGCTCATCTCCGCCTCCTCCCCCTCTTCCTCCTCCGACAGCACTTCCTCCAAATCCCGCGCCCTCCTCCTCAAAGCCGCGGGTATCACCGGCACGTTCACCGGCGCCGACTGATGCCGCAGCCGCATTCTCTccaccggcggcggcggcggcggtttcCTTGGAATAGCCATCCGAGACGAGGACGACGCGGCGGGGGAGgtcgaagacgacgacgagagGGAGACCGAGGCGGAGGCCTTGTGGTTGAAGACGGGCCGGGTATCGGATCCCGATCGGGTTTTGAGGTTATCGTTTAGCGCCGCTAGGATTCCGTACTGATTCCTCGGGTGGTTGTGGTTGTGGTTGTGGAGGCTCCGCGTCCGGTTAGGGCTGCCTGAGTGTGTGGGTGAGGGTGGAGAGCTCCCCGACGGAGTGTTGAAGATGTCCTGTTCCGAGAGCTCTAGCGCCGGCGCCGCCGGATGCTCACTGAATACTCCAAGAAGTCGGTCGGAAGGCGAACCGTTGCGGTGGTTACGCGAGCGACTGGCGGCGCCGCCGCCAAATTCTTCCATTGAGCGTTTGTGTTTGTGAAAAAGAGAGACGTCAGGTTAGATGTGTGTGCAATGTCTACACAAATAAAGACTCCCTCTTTGGGAACAATCACGTGCGACGCACAGCACAATATACTCGTacgaatatatttatattaggTAATTTgcttttatactccatataataaTAAAGCCATACCAGgtaattcaattttataaataaagccttacaaaataatttgattttataagtAAAGCCATAcgtaaatataatataataatattagtaaaatatatttatggCTAAGTTTAGTTAATTGATCCAAGGGGAAAAGAATCGAAAATAAGTTAACAAAGAATTGAGATGGGTTTTTGCGACAATGACGGTAAGCTGTTAATTTGTTTGACAATTTCCTTTTGGGCCGATATAGACACCCCTTTTGTACAGTGGCGGATCCGGGGGCAggtgggggcggtcgcccctacCCGACCGTCCGGAGAGCCTAAATTTTTCATTGAATCAAGCCGAAAATAGCATATCCACCCCCTCCGTAGAGtgtagaaatatttttgttttcaataaatgtcatataaaatgtagtagttCAATGGTTTGGTTGTTGGTTTATTAACTAAGATGTCTAGGGttcaatcctcaacaaaaacatattttttttcatttttcattttttattttatccattcatatttcttcttattatcaaaataatacctttaaatactttatgtaatctaaacttttactaagttgcatatattatgttgttacatttattctttagttaaaatcatttttaatcttgtgttaaagtcttttatccatgcatcttaattattctctatgtaacaaaataaacattttaaatatttttgaaatataaatatttagtgctctacttatatcacttttgtatataatatttccagtgatttaaaatgtacatatattacaataattttatattttaaaatgaataatacatatttgcaagctaaagcattttatatttatatatttttttattttaaaatgaataatacatatttgcaagctgaagcatgtttatattttattaatgaagctagtgctacttaaatattaatataatatttatttattttattattaaaaataatattaaattaaatatttaatatttaaatataagttcTGCCCCTGCCATTTTCgggtcctggatccgccactgctttTGTATGACATGTCTCTATTAatgtttttgtaattttattttcccttttttccTTTTGAAATTGAGCAACTGTTGATTGATTGGGACCATCTCCACTAAAAATTTAGAGTAAACTTTAAATCACATGAGCACCACATTGCAGTTTACGTTAAACTTAAATTATtgctagaaaaaaaattatttgtatttCATTTAGATCATTTAGAACCATGTTATCAAAATCATTTCTTTGTTCTCTGTGATCCACCTCAAGTCAGCAGCATCGGTAGCACTAGTGGGTATCCACCTCTAGTCGGGAGCATCGACAACACTGGTATCCACCTCTATTCGGCAAATTTCATATTTACAATGATTTTTGGATGTAACCCTCCGTCCATGATTATATGTCTTATATTTGAccgacacaaattttaagaaattgtttaactttatataataaaataggtagaaaaattcatttaaaatggacataaaaaaataaaaatagttcagTTAAAAACGAACGGAACGGAAGGGAGGGAATAGTTTATTCGGACTCACTCATAAATTGCAGGCTGCACTAAGTTGTAACATGTCGACACATACCCTGTATTCGAGAGAGATATAGGCTTTGATTAAAATGAATTACATTACCAAATTTCTTTTGTAGTGCTTTAGTAACCACACAAAAAAATGGTTGACCAAACCGAAACCGAACCATGCATTTTATTCGGTTAACCAGTTCTAAATGCTAAAAAACCGTTGGCAATGTTCAAATCGGGGACTTGCAGAAGGGAGTCGCGCGTGCATACTAGTTAGTTGCGCTTTCTCCATTTCATCTTTCATTTTTGTAATGTAAATCATTTTATTATCAAATTTCAGAATATTCCCCGGAACTCCggggagatgatcaaagtataactaatattaagtgtataattaGAGAACAAAATCCAGGCATTAGATCAAAACAATCTAGTTCATTATATGAGCATTTTAGTTCACAATATGACTTTGAAAACAAAGAGTGAACCAAAACACtattatagtgaagtatttatTCCGTGAAAGATTTAATTCACTAATGGTGTTTTGGTTCACTCATTCgtgtagtgaactaaattcgtGTTCTCTAATTATGTATTTAAGTAGTGGTttccctagatcactactctattCCATCCGTCTTCATTAAATAGTCCCATTTGTGGACAAGAATTTcaatgagaaattggtaaagtacaATAGATGAGAGAAAAAGTTGGTAAAATAGTAGTCATATGAAGAAAATGTAGGTAAAGTAgggaagagagaaagaaagtgggtaattttttttttctatttttagaattgagactattttttattgaCATCTCAAAATACAAAATCTATTTTTAGTATGATTTAGTTTGTTATGGTGAATTTAGTGACTTGTATATACATTTGCAGTATGTATCTATGAAAGTGAAATTATTTAATGAacacaaaatcaacaaaaataatacaAGAAATAAGTTTTCCATAGAAAATACGGACTATTTGGTTTCCTAGTTTtctcaagaaaaaaaattcacataaaCTCAATCCCATAAACAAGTCGCTGCCCACGGTTACAGCTAAATGGCATTTTGGTAAAGTTGAAAACACTATGCATGCACATAAATATTCAAGAACATTGCTTGATACGAGCAAAATAAAGCCATTTCGTTTAAGCTAAAAATAACGTGTTGCAAGCAAGCAGCCGAGCCAAATTCTCTATTTTGGAGTTCCCTTATGAAACAAAATGAGATGGAGTTTGTTTGATATTATTGCGTCAACACTCAACATACTGCTCTCACTCTTGAGATATCTTCTTAGTCATGCACTTCTTCAGGTTTCTTCTTCGAACCCATATACCATCCAACTGCAGCAACCATGGTAACAATACCAGCAATAACACCATAGTTTCTGTGCTTGTCAGTTGAAACATTAGGAGTTTCAGAGGCGCCACCACCACTTGGTTTAGCATCAGCTACAGATCCTGAGCTTCCTGCTGCTGGAGTTCCACCTGATGCGGGGCCCTAGGAGTGATCACAATGCATGATGAAACATCTATTAGTATTCAAATAATAACTACAAACTTGTGCTATGCAGATATATATGTCTACCTTCCGAGCAAGCTTCTCCAGCTTCTCTTGTTCCATTTTCTGAAAAAAATTTGTAAAGTTTTCTAGTGAGAAAGAGCATTCAAAAACTTATTGAATCATAATTATATGAGACCAAGTATATACAACCCTTTCGGGAAAACAAACCAAGTAATTAGCCAAATGGTGTATAAGAACCCACTCAAGTCTCAACAAAAGGTGACAACATATTTCCGTATcatcaaacaattcaaacaCAATCATTTAATGTCAtggagtgtgtgtgtgtgtgtgtgggggggggggggggggggttgatATGAAGTTCCAACTCTAAGGCAGTATGAATTCAAACTCCTAAGGGGCAGACTGTCTGATACATGTTCGACCTATTAGGAAGTAGGATTTGAATTCATGACTTTTTACTTACAATTTAATCTACTCCACCCATTAGCCCATTGCTTGGAACATCTGCGCTCATATTTTAATCTACATGTCATTTCAGCTCTAACGATGAGCAAAACGCAACTTGCCATAAAAAACTTCCATAAAAGAGTATGCTGGCAAGCCTGCATCTAACATGTTGAACCAAAATGTAGTTCACCTTAATGTACACATTTTCAGCAGCCTTCTCCTCCTCACTGAGGACTTTGCCGCCACTTGATAACCTGCGTGAGATGTATCTAGCAGCCATTCTAGTCGCCATGtaaacaaaatattttcctGTCAATGTAATTAAGTTTTGGTCAAAACCCACAATGTGATAGATTTTTTCGCTGATATATGAACTACAGTATCTTAGATCTTTTCAGTCCAACCTGTTTAACAGAATAAGTCTAACTGTGTaatcaacaaacacataaaaAGGTGTCGGTTCAACCTGTTTTCTTCTGTCAAATACATGGCCTGTGTCAGCAACAGAGGAGGCCCAAACTGTCCTAGCTAAATATTCCAATGTTGTATATGCATTTTAACTAAAGAATTATAGCAGTAACAAATTCTTTAGTCAATTTTTGGCACTAACTACATTTATCCCAAACTGCCATAGCATAGCTCACATACTGTTGAAGAGTAGTATTTGCATTTGAAAGCCTTGTACTTGCACACTATTCAGTTAGGATAACAGTTGCAGAAAAACTAGGCCATATATCATTTCTAAGTTCAGAAATGAGTAATTAAAAACGAGGCAATCATAGCTGCTTGTCTCTTTGAAAATCCTCCAGTCACAATACAGAGAGTTTTTTGTGTGTTAACAGTTTCTCGAATCTGGAGAGGAACATGATGAACTATCTTCAATAAGGTGTACAAATATATAGATTTTGAAGGATATACACAACAAGCATACAACAACAATAGAAAGGAGATAAACTCATTCTTTGTAAATGCCGCATTCATTATGCAAAATCCCATAACACAAGAAAAAACCAAGCGGAGAATCCTTTGAATTTCACTAAAAGTCTAGTCCAACACAAATGAAATGGAAACAGTGAGCATGTTACTTTGAAACGAAAATACATATTACATCCTGTAATTGGCGTCAATGAAACTGGAAAAATTCCTTAAAATACCTAATCAGAGCGAAATAaccaaattatttcaaaattaaggAAACTATGGCATAGAAAAGTAATTGACGACGATCAACAGACGAAGAACTTCATAAAAATCGGAATCGCGAAACATTATACAATCACCGCCTAAAAACCGAAAATCACGCAAAAAATGGAATAAGCAAGAGCTTCGCAGCTGGCATAAATCTGATAACGCATAGTGATTGTGTATGTAAATACTTAATAAGAAGAGAGATTGCAGAACAGCGTGAGAGATGCTGTATGATGATTTGTATTCTAGGTGTGTGTGGAAGACCAGAAATCCAGAATGctcctataaaaataaaaaggtcgAAATAAAAAGAAGAGCTTGCTTGCTTAATTCGTAAACATGGGCTCAACACCTTATCTTCTCTATTTTATTAGGCCCATTAACAGATCACACTTTTCTCATCTAAAATGGGTAATCCATCCTTCCAttcataataaaatatgtaCAGTACACATTTGCCAAATATCCACAAATTCGACGAATCaccgaaattttaaaatttgattcaGATATATGGATTTTCGATTCGGATcacatttttttcataaaatttagaTTTTCGAATTAGTTTGAAACGAACTTATTAAAAACCAAAAACTTGAagtccaaaatatattttaaaaatgtactCATTATATAGCAAAAGTTTATAACTAAGAGCATTCATAATGTGATAATGATAATGGTGCCCTTGCATTCCGTTTCGGGGGAATGGAATGTTAACAACACGCGTTGTGGATGTTCCGTGGCAAGTGATGTTCGGTGAGGGAGGGTGAGGCGGGGGACATTCCTGATTCCGTCATGCACCCGCCTCACCCAACTCCatcatattttttcaaattttaatgcctttttttcatttgttcatGTTCTTATTAgtgtcttttttctttttattattgtattgttTTGATATATCTtttgcttttctttttttactagTAAGTATGTTTATATTTCTTGTTATGACTTCAGATTTGATATAGAAACATTTCATAAGGACTTCATGACATATATAGCAAATGATTTCTCTATTAATACAAAGAAAAGATGAACATCATCCACTACTACAACTCCACAAGCAGTGGCGGAGCCAGAGATTTCATAATGGGGGTCcaaaattaaacttcaaaaaaaattatataaattaaattataaggttcaaaatgtaaaagtcaaatgcaatcacatcataacatttgtcttctattcttcatcttctgaaacCGCTGCATAATAGTTTCATTGGTAACTTTAACAAACACATCCTTTTCGATGTAAGGAACTAAGCAATCATTCAATAGTTGGTCTCCCATGCTATTACGTAGAGAAGTCTTGATGATCTTCATTGCTGAAAAGGCTCTTTCTACTGATGCAGTGGCAACTGGTAAGATCAATGACAACTTAACTAATGAATAAACCATTGGAAAAACTTCATGTTTCCTTGTAGAAACCATCTTTTGAGCAAGACCACTGATTCCTGATATTTGTGAAAACTTTTCATCTATGCGCACATCGAAAATAAAGTTCTCAAGTTGACTTTTAAGCTCGGACAAAGCAACTTCAGAAAATTCAGAAGGATAATACCGTGCAAGACGAAGCAGCTTCTCCAaatcaaatgcagaaaataaatcCCTAGGATCAAAACATGACATGCATAAAACTAAGTCTGTGTTGACTTCATCAAAACGTTGATTCAACTCTTGAGCTT
It contains:
- the LOC121772753 gene encoding uncharacterized protein LOC121772753: MEEFGGGAASRSRNHRNGSPSDRLLGVFSEHPAAPALELSEQDIFNTPSGSSPPSPTHSGSPNRTRSLHNHNHNHPRNQYGILAALNDNLKTRSGSDTRPVFNHKASASVSLSSSSSTSPAASSSSRMAIPRKPPPPPPVERMRLRHQSAPVNVPVIPAALRRRARDLEEVLSEEEEGEEAEMSNGMMLPPHEVVAARDSPMLANSVLEGAGRTLKGRDLRQVRNAIWRKTGFLD
- the LOC121787185 gene encoding uncharacterized protein At2g27730, mitochondrial-like, with the protein product MATRMAARYISRRLSSGGKVLSEEEKAAENVYIKKMEQEKLEKLARKGPASGGTPAAGSSGSVADAKPSGGGASETPNVSTDKHRNYGVIAGIVTMVAAVGWYMGSKKKPEEVHD